From Clostridium sp. SY8519:
CGGAATAAAGCGGAAGACAGACGACGATTGGAGAGGAGGAACAACAGGATGAAATATTCATTCAGTTTAGGAACAACCGGTTGCGAAAGCTACATCGCACTTTGGTACTGGAACGACATCGTTGAAATGGTCGGCGTATGTGGATACGAGGGACTGGAGATCCCGTTCCAGGCATGGTCGTTTAACGGCGGCCGCGGGGCATGCCCAATCTGTGCAGAGGCGATCCGTTCCAAATACGGTTCCGCTGCAAACTATCAGAAATTCCTGGTAGACAACGGAATCAAAGAAGGCCTGTCCGGTCTTCATATTACGGCACAGAACATTCTGATGACGATGCTTGATATGGGAATGCCGCGGGAAGCATTTTTTGATCAGATTCTTGCACTTACGAAAGAAACCGCTGACGTTCTGGCAGAAATGGGAAGCAAAGATCTGATTTTCTCCCCGTCCGCCATGTTTGGCATGACACAGGGCGTCTTCCACGGCAGCGAAATTCTGGATTCCTATGAAGACAGAATGGCGGAGACCATCATGAAGATGGAAGAGATCGCCAAAGAAGCAGACGTGAAAGTATCCCTGAGAAACGAATACTATGGACTGTTCCGCGGAGAGATGATCGACTCTCTGATGGCAAAGCTCCCGGAGACCGTATTATACAGTCCGGATCTGGCGCAGCTTCACATTGCAGGCGTAGACCCGATCGCGATGATCAATAAATATGCCGGCAGACTTGGCAGCGTGAAGATGGATGATTCCAAATTTGTGGATACCATGGGCGTGTTCGCTACGCCGTTGCCGGAAGCGCCGCAGGAAGGTGACCAGCAGCGGGTTTACTGTACATTTGGAAATGGTGACGTAGATAAGGTCGGTGCATACCATGCATTAAAAGAGGTCGGATACGATGACTGGATTACAATGGAATCGAAGCAGGCCTTCAATGTAGAAAAGACCATGATGAAAATGCAGGGTTATAAGAGAAAATACTTTGTGTAGAATGGAGGGATAAAGATGGAAAACATTAAATACAGCTTTCAGATGAATATGTGGGGCGTTCCACAGTTCAAGCAGATCAACAATCTGGGAGAGTGGTATGACGAAGACTTCACTGCACATGGGTATATGCAGGACTGGGATAATATCTTAAAG
This genomic window contains:
- a CDS encoding sugar phosphate isomerase/epimerase, whose product is MKYSFSLGTTGCESYIALWYWNDIVEMVGVCGYEGLEIPFQAWSFNGGRGACPICAEAIRSKYGSAANYQKFLVDNGIKEGLSGLHITAQNILMTMLDMGMPREAFFDQILALTKETADVLAEMGSKDLIFSPSAMFGMTQGVFHGSEILDSYEDRMAETIMKMEEIAKEADVKVSLRNEYYGLFRGEMIDSLMAKLPETVLYSPDLAQLHIAGVDPIAMINKYAGRLGSVKMDDSKFVDTMGVFATPLPEAPQEGDQQRVYCTFGNGDVDKVGAYHALKEVGYDDWITMESKQAFNVEKTMMKMQGYKRKYFV